The nucleotide window ATTCCGGGTAGGTTTTTATTTATGATAAGATATTTCGCATTCGTTTGTCGAGAACAAAACTCCCGAATAAGATTTCCTGAATCGTCTTCGGAATGGTCATTTCCAAACCATATTTCAAAGTTATGGGTAGGGGGAATGAGTTCCCGAAGGGACTGAAATAATACCGGTAAATTTTCAGATTCATTTCTAACGGCAATTAAGATTGCTACTTTTTGTGAAATAGAAAGCTGCTCAGAATGATTATTGGGAGAGGCTTTCTGAAGCCCAAAAAGGATGCTCAGAATAACCCCAAAAAGGATTATTAAAAACGATAATAAAATTAACATCACAATTTTCTATTATGTAAATAGCTTATTAATAGTATCTTAAATCTATTCTTAGTAAAATACAGTATTAAGCAAAAGTACTGCTTAAAAATCTACATAACGGTAAAACAAGCGGAATTACCAATAAAGCATCTGCAAGCTGTGTTTCAGGAAAAAGTGAGTGTAAAACAGGTTTTTGGTGAAGCCCGTAAAATCCCAAGCAAATAAAGACACAACAGATTGATGGCCAAAAACTTACTGATGATAACAATAGCCAAAATAATCCGGTTATTCCAATCAGGTATTTTAAAATCACCTTAGTGTCAATATCTTTTTCAAATCCATGCTGAATATCATAGTTGATTTGGGTATTGGCACAGATTAATACATTGATTAAGGCAATTAAGACATACCCTATCATGGGAAATGCCCATTTTTTGAAGTCTATTTTTTGTCCCTGAGTATGTAAAAACATAGCCATCGTTCCCCAAAGCCCTAAAACGTATCCCATAGAAATTCCTACGGCTTTAAGCCAAAAGCTAATGGCTATTTTCCGTAAAAAAATGTATCTGATAAAATACCAAACGGCAATGGCAGCAACTCCGGCTATTCCCACCAAAAACACCTGCTTGGGTAGATAGAATATACAAAATACTAATATTCCGGCTACGATACTTATCCATAACAACATGATAGTTGGGTATTCTTTAAAAATTCTATGCCGGAAGGACAAAGTTTGCGGGTCTTTGGCACGACGAGCATCAGCCCAATGGTCAATGCTATAGATAAGTTCTGTTGAAGCTGCTGCTGCTATCCAAAAGTAAATAGGGAAAGATACTGAAAACCAATAAGAAACAAAAGTAATGGTAGCCAACACAGAGCATATTACCCAGCCATTAATTCCGCTCCAGAAGTAGGCAATATGTTTCATGATTTTAAGGTTGCCATGGTTGTATTTTTTTAAAACCGTACACCTATTAAGGCTACGTCATCTACTTGATTGTTATCTCCTTTCCATTCTTCAAAGGCTTTTTCAAAAAGTCTATTTTGTTCGGCTATACTTTTATGTTGGTTTCTGATAATAATTTCTCGAAACCGTTTTGAGGTCAGTTTTTTATTTCGTGGTCCACCGAATTGGTCCACATAGCCGTCAGAGAATAGATACATACAATCTCCTTTTTCGATATTAAGCAGATGCTGTTCAAAAGTACGTATTCCTTCTGATTCTATACCGCCGATAGAGAGTTTCGTACCTTTGATTTCAATAATATCATATTGATGCCACCAATAAAGCGGGCGGTTTGCTCCGGCAAATTTTATTTCCCACCGGAGGCTGTCTATAACTATTAGGCAAACGTCCATTCCGTCTTTGGATTGGCTGGCGGCATTATCTCGGCGGAGTGCTTCTTTTACTCCTCTATCTAACTCAGAGAGTATTTTTGCCGGTTCGGTAATACCTCTTTCTTTTACAATCTGATTTAGTAATGAATAACCGATTAAGCTCATAAACGCCCCGGGTACGCCATGGCCGGTACAATCTACAACCGCTAAAAATGTTTTATTTTCTTGTTGGGTAAACCAATAAAAGTCTCCGCTTACAATATCTTTGGGGCGGTAAAATATAAAGTATTGGTTTAGGCCATGGTCTAACAGTCTGGAATCCGGCAAAATAGACTCTTGTATTCGTTTTGCATACTCGATACTTTCGGTGATGTCTTTATTTTTCTCCTCAATTTGTGCTTTTTGTATTAAAACTTCTAAGTTGATTTGCTCTAATTTTTGATTTTGGGCTATAATTCGTTGTTCATATAGCTTCATTTCGGTGATGTCGTGTGCAACGATTAAGACAGTTTCAATAACGTTATCTAAGTTAAATTCTGGGATCACTTCGAGTTGCATTATCCGGTCTCCTATATTGGAGGGAAATACTATTTCGATGCGGTCTTTTTCTCTACTTTTTTGAACGTCGTTGATGATTTTTTCAAATGCATCAATTACTGGGAATGAAAATCCCACGTTGTGGAGTGTGTTTTTGATGAAATAATCCGGTTCTTGAGCGGTATATTTTTCGATAGAAGGGTTTACGTATAAGAATCGAAAATGAATATCTAATCGGATGATAAGGTCTGGTGAGTTTTCGGATAGCGATTGGAATTGGAGTTTACGTCTGGCATTGAGGTCTGCCCGCCTACGCTCTGTAACATCACGTGTGTTGGTAACGATGCCTTCAATACTGGGGTCATGGAGTAGATTTTTGCCTACTGTTTCCAACCATGTTAATGAGCCATTTTTTTTGCGATAACGAAATTCTATGGTTGTGGGGTTAGCTGGGTCAGAGAGTAGCTTCTGAAACATTCCTTTGAGCTTTGGAATATCTTCATGATATACGTTTCTGAATTCTGTTTCGCCAAGGAGTTCATAGGGTTGGTAGCCTAATATGGCTTCTATGGACGGGCTTTCATATAAAACTTTGCCTTCTTTATTAAAGATAGTGATTACTTCGGAGGCATTTTCAAGCAGTCTTTGGATTTTTTCTTCACTTTTGGCAAGGTCTGAGGCTGTTTGGTTCAGCCTATCCATTTGTGCCGCCAACTTAGTGTTGCTTTCGGTTAATTCTAATTGAGTGGCAAGCATTATTTTTGCATTTTTCTCTAACTCTTCTGTTTTTAGGCTAAGCTGCTTGCTGAGATCTTGGGATTGATTGAGTAATTTTAAGGTATTGTCGTTGGTTTTCGTAGTAGAAATCACCAAAGCCACAGATTCCCCTACTTTTTTGATAAAGTCAATTTCATCTTCTTTGAATAGGTCAAAAGAGATGAGTTCAATAACTCCTTGTAGGTTATCATTAGAAACGAGCGGTACTAAGAGCAATGTATTCGGGGTAGCTTCGTTCAGGCCGGTAGATAACGTTGCATAATTTTCGGGAATTTTGGTGAGATAGATAATTTCAAGTTCGCGGGCGCACTGCCCTACCAGGCCTGCACCAATCGGAAAAGAACGTTGAGTCAGTTTGTTTCTATCTCCGGCAAAGCTGCTCACCATATTCAGGGTTGGCTCGTTTGGGTTATCAGATTCAACCAAAAATATAGCTCCTTGGCTGGTATTTAAGTATCGAGCTAAATTAGAAATGACCTCATCACATAATGAATTAAGGTCAATTCTTTGGCGTAATATTTCTGCAAATTTAGCATAACCTACGTTGTACCAATTTCTTCTTTCCTCTCGCTGTTGAATCTGGAGTAGTCGCTGGCGCATATTGATAAGTGCTATTCCCAGCGTATCTTCGTCGCCTAAGCGATTAAATCCTGCACCGAAATTCCCCTGCCCAATTTTGATAGCGAAGTCTGTGTAGCGTTTTAGGTTGTCAGTAACTAAGTTTATAGAAACAGCAATTTCTCCCAACTCACCGTCCCCTATCTGGAGCTGGATGTTTGGAATATCCCCTAAAGCCATCTGAGCAAGTTGGTCACGTATTTCAAAAACAGGAGCTATAAATATCCGTATTAAGTAAAAACCAAGCCCTAACATCGTTAGGGCAATCAGAACTACTCCTATAAAAATCAACTCATTGAAATAAAATGAATTAAATCTAAATTCATCGAACTTATCTTTAACTTCTGTATCTGACTTGGCCAAGCTGGCTTGGGTAATTCTTCTGATTTCTTCTACTATCGGGATAATTTTTTCATACAAAATTTGAATACTTTGGTTAAAAGCTGTTGAATCTTTAAAGGATTCTGTACCGGATAAGCGATTTTGAATGTGGTGAAAGTTAGTTTCAAACTGAGTAAGGCGTTTGGAAAGTAACTTTAGTTCTGATTTCTGTAATGGATCTTTGGTTATTTGTTCTAAATCATTTAATTGAACTCTAATTGTGGAAAATGCTGGTGATAATTTTAATTTTTGGGTTTGGTATGTATCACTATCTTTTAAAATCATCCAGCTATTAATATCATTGATAGCAGACTCAATTAGGGTTTTGGTCTGTATCATTAAATTTTTGGTTTTTAGCTCTTGTTGCTCTATTAGCAAGAGATTAGACGTGTTTTGGTTAAAGAAATACAGCCCTATAACAGAAAGCATCGCAAAGAAAAACATAATCAATGCTAAGCTTACATACAATTTGTAGGTTAATGAGAGCGATTTCAGCATCAGTGTAGTCGTTTCAGGAGTTCTATGATTTCTGCTGTTTTGAGCACATGGTCAATCTCGGTAGCTTGTAAGGCAGCTTTAGGCATAGTAGGCATAGCGCAGTCGCTGGGATCTTGCACAATCGTTAGCCCCCCCCTCCTTTTAATGGTAGCCATCCCTTCTGCTCCATCTTTATTAGCTCCAGAAAGTAAAATAGCCAAAGAATCCTTTCCATAGACATCAGCTACTGATTCAAATAAAACATCAATAGACGGGCGAGAAAATTGCACCAATTCGGTAGTAGATAGGGAGCAATTTCCCGGAAAATCTACTAATAAATGATAATTTGCCGGTGCGAGATAAGCAATACCCGGTCGAATTATCTCTTTATCATAGGGTTCTACTACCTCCATAGATGCTTTTAACATTAAAGCCTCCTGAAATCCCTCTCTTTTATCTTTTAGTCGGTGAAGTCCCATCAAAATTGGCAAGCGATAATTAGTAGGTAATTGCTGCAAGATAGCATTAATTATCGAAAAACTTCCTGCTGAGCCGCCAATCGCAATGATACGATACCGAAACTTGTTCAATACCGGCAACATCAGGTTAAGGTCTTACTTTGCGATAAATCTTCTCTATATCATTTATTACCTCATATTTATCAGCAATTTTACACCAAATCATGGATTCTTTAGAGCCTAATGCCAATAAACCACTGGGAAATAAACTATGATGCAGCAATTCAAATACTCTATTTTGTAATACCTGATTAAAATAAATCAATACATTTCTACATAAAATTAAGTCAAATTTATAAAAATGGCTATCTACCGCTAAATCATGATGTTTAAATTTCACCTGCTTAATTAGCTCAGGGTTAAATTGCACTTCTGTATCTACAATCTGGTAGTAGTCGGATAGTCTTTTGGTGGGCTGGGTTGCTAAATAATTAGATTCTGCCAATGCTAACGACCTAATAGAAATTTTTGCGCTGGATGCCTTTCTCAAAACATTTTGGTTTATGTCTGTAGCATATACTTTTGCTTGTTGCAAAATCCCCAATTCTTTCATTAATATTGCTAAAGATAGCACTTCTTCGCCTGTAGAGCAAGCTGCATGCCATACATTAAAACTTGGTTTTTGTGCTAATTCCGGCAATATCTGGGTACGAAGTACCCGAAAAAAACTCGGATCTCTAAACATTTCGGTTGTGTTTACCGTAATATCCATCACAAATTGCTCGAAAAAATGTGCATCATGGATAACCTTTTGAAGTAACGCATCAAATGATTTGATATGATACTTTTTAATTACAGAAAGAATTCTTCGCTTGAATGAAGAAAGTGCATAGTTCTCAAAGTCAAATCCGTACTTCGTATGGATAACGTCCGTTAAACGTTTAATATCAGAGAGTTCAAAATCAAAATCTGGTTCGTTTGGCTTAACAAGCATGGATACTGATGGCAAATATATTTCTAACAATTTTGGTGGCTAAAAGATTATTATTCTTTTAAAATTTAATGACAAAATTACTGCGAGTTGGCAAACTTACAAGTTCTAAAAGCCAAAAATAACAATTTAATATAAACTACTATAAAAGCGTATAACAGAAGTTTATGGGTATTAAATTTACGATTTTTTAATTACTTGAAAGGCGTAATTTTATGATTTTGAACCAAGTATTCTTGGCAGCAGCCAAAATTACAAAATAAAATAAACATTTGGCTAAGTTATTTTTTTGTGTAGTTTTGCTTTGTTAATTATTGTAAATTTTACATGAAAGTATTTATTGTAAGCATTTTATGCACCTTTGGAATAGTTTCCCTACTACAAGCACAGTGCCCATCTTGCCCCGAAATCGGCAAGAAAGCAGATTTCTGTTTTGACCATAAATCTTTTCCGTCTAAATGCGCCCAGTTCGTTGATAAAGATTCTGATGTTTACTTTTTTTCCAAACAAGGAGCAAAGGTTCAGAAATTAACTATTCCTGCCAAAACAGATGCAGCGGGGATGTTAGCTGTTGTGAAACAAACTAAGAATAAAATATCTGCCGAAGATATTGTCTTTTTGCACGAAGCTTTTAATGCTTGGTACACCGCCCAAAAGAACCTAGGCTACACCGTAACAACGTCCGGATTGGGTTACAAAATCGCCCAACTTGGGCAAGGCAAAAAACCAGAAGCCGGCAAAAAAGTAAGCGTTCACTATAAAGGTTACTTAGAAAATGGAACCGTTTTTGACAGTTCCTTTGAACGTAACCAGCCTATTGACTTTACATTAGGCGCAGGTCAAGTTATAAAAGGTTGGGACGAAGGTATTCAACTTTTCCCCGTAGGCTCAAAAGGAACACTCCGAATCCCCGCCGAATTAGGCTATGGAAAAAGAGGTGCCGGAAACATGATACCGCCAGACGCAACCTTATTTTTTGACATCGAAGTTATCCATGCTGATTAAATAAATTATGTCTATTATTGAATCCAAAACCGGAAAAGTAATCGTTGAGCGGGTTAGCGAATCCCGCATCAAAGAAGTAGATACTAAAAATGTCTCTTTTGGGAAGCATTTTAGCGATCATATTGCTTGCATAGATTACGCCGAAGGTGCTTGGCACCGCCCACGTATCCAGCCTTATGGCTATATCCCCACATCACCCGCAATTTCAGCAATTCATTATGGCCAAGCTATCTTTGAAGGAATGAAAGCCTATCGAAACAAAGACGGTAAAGTAGTTCTATTCAGACCCTTAGACAATCATAAACGGTTAAATATCTCCGCTTCACGCCTGTGTATGCCGGAAATTCCACAAGACCTCTTTATGGATATGCTGGTTGAACTGATGAAAATTGACAACGAATGGGTACTACCCGGAGAGCAAAACTCCCTGTATATCAGGCCAGTCTATTTTGCTACCGATGAATTTATCGGCGTAAGAGAATCCCTCACCTACCGCCTAATTATTCTTACTTGCCCGGTGAGCATTTACTACACTGACCCAATCAAGGTTATGGTTGCTAATAACTTTGTACGTGCTTATCAAGGAGGCGTAGGCTTTGCCAAAGTAGCCGGAAATTACGCAAACTCTTTGTTAGCTACCCGCGAAGCCAAAGCACTTGGCTACACAAACGTACTTTGGATGGACGCAGAAACCCGAAAGAACATCGAAGAATCCGGAACCATGAACGTATTCTTTGTCATTGACGGAAAGGTAGTTACACCAAGGCTTACCGGAACAATACTTGCCGGAATCACCAGAGACAGCGTGATTACTTTACTAAAAGATGCCAATATTCCGGTAGAAGAACGTGATATTTCTATTGATGAAATCGCCCAAACCTATAAAGACGGAAAACTTCAAGAAGTATTTGGTACCGGAACCGCCGTAGGTATTGCACCCATTATTGCAATCGGGCATGAAGGAAAAGACATGAATCTACCCCCAATGGATTCTTGGAAAATAGCCCCAACTCTGATGAAACAACTAAAAGACATTCGTTTTGGAAACATACCCGATAAATTTTCATGGATTTATCCGGTTGAATAAATTTTAAAAGTATATTTATATTATTATCAAAAAAATCATGTCAGGAAAAAAAACATTAGCCATTATCAAGCCGGATGCCGTTCAGAATGGACATATCGGAAAAATTATTGATCATTTACTCGCTAAGGGGATAAAAATCAATGCGATGAGATTAATGCATTTATCAACAGCGCAAGCTGCTGCCTTTTATGCTGTTCATCGCGAGCGTCCTTTTTTCAACGATTTAGTTGTCTATATGACCAGTGGGCCTTGCATTCCAATGGCCTTAGAGTTAGATAATGCCGTACTCGCTTTCCGCGAAATCATCGGTGCTACAAATCCAGAACAAGCCGCAAACGGCACAATCCGAAAACTCTATGGCCAATCCCTCGAAAAAAATGCTATACACGGTTCTGATTCTGACGAAAACGCTGCCAGAGAAATTAACTTCTTTTTCTCCGGAATAGACCATGTGTAAATTAATACTCAACTTTTTACCTACATCTTAATATCACAATAGTTCCAACAACTCAATAGAATTTCTTTTTATCATGAATAACCCGATTCAAATAATGTATGATGAGCATGACATCATCCTACAATCCTATGAAATCATCCAAAACATTGATAATACTTGGGAAAAAGATCCCGAAAAATATAAATCTGTAGTTACCCAATTACTCACTTTTTTCCGTGAATATGCAGACGGATACCATCACAACAAAGAGGAAACCGTCTTATTTCCAACTATTTATGAGCATCCTGACTTTACCTTGCATGGTATCATTGATGAATTTAATCAGCACCATGAAGATTTTCGGGAATACTCAGCAGAAATCACAGATTCCTTAGCAACCGGAGACTATCCCAGATCTTATAAAGTTTTACGAAAGTATATCAGCGAGCTACGCGACCATATCTCCGCCGAAGGAGATGAACTTTTTGTGTTGGCCGAAAACCTATTAGCTCCTGACGAATTAGAAACTATCTACTTTAAGTTTCAGGATATTGACAGGGATCTGGGAGAAGCCCGAAAACAAGAACTGGCACAAATGTTGAAAGATTTGTATTAAAACCTTATTCTTAAATCTATGAAAATACAATATCTAAAAATAATCACCTGCTGGTTAATGCTGGTGGTTATTTCTCGGGAATCTTATGCTCAGGTCGGTAATATTGAAAACTTAGGCTCGAATGTAAATTCTGCAGACGGAGATAACGGCCCCGTTATCTCCCCAGACGGAAAAGACTTATACTTTTGGAGCACCCGCTCAGGTAGCTATTCCTATGTTTCTCATTTTGTTGATGGAAAATGGACTCCAGCACAAGGTATTGACGATATCATCAAGCTAAAAAACAGGCCGGTAGTCGGTGCTATTTCACCAACCGGAAACGCCCTATTTGTAGCCAACGAATTTTCTGTAAACAGTAACATGAGTATTTCGGTTTATGAAGTAAGTAAATCTATCTCCGGATGGAATGACCCTAAAGAATTAGAAATCAAAAATTTACATAACTATTTTACAAACCAGAGTTCCAAGAAAATCTGTTTAAATCCCAATGGGCAAGTTATGTTTTTTGCATTTTATCCCAAAGGCTCTACCAGTGGTAAAACTGACCTTTTTGTTAGTTTTAGAGAGCCTTCCGGCAGTTGGACAGAGCCGGCAGCACTCCCCTCAAATGTAAATACCGCAACAATGGACGAAATGACTCCTTATTTAGCCGCTGACGGGAAAACATTATATTTTTCCAGAAACACAGAAAGTAATAGTCAGGATTATGATGTTTATTATTGTACCCGTTTAGATGATAGCTATCAAAAGTGGTCTAACCCCAAACGTTTGGAAAGCGAAGTAAATGACGAACGCTGGAATGTGGGCTTCACAATTGATGCTTTAGGAGAATTTGCCTATATAGCTTCCTCCAAAAATCCCTTAAAAGGTTCTTTTACTGATATTATCAGAGTACGCCTCAAAGAATCCGAAAGACCTAACCCCGTTGTGCTGGTTTATGGAAAAGTATTAAACGCCAAAACGAAAGAACCCATAGAAGAATCTTCTATCATTTACCACAATCTAAACACCAAACAACTTGCTGGCTGGGTAACCTCTGAGCCTAAAACCGGTAATTACAAAATAGTGCTCCCTTTTGGGGATTCCTATAGCTTTGAAGCTAAATCCAAAGGATTTATATCTCAATCAGATAATTTAGAACTAACATCAACAGATAAAAAAACAATTTATCGGGAAATAAACCGTGATTTGTATCTATATCCGATTGAAATTGGAACTAAGGTTGTATTAAACAACATATTTTTTGACTTTGGAAAGGCTACCCTTCGTTCGGAATCTAACTTAGAGTTGGACAAATTAGCCAATTATCTAAAAGAAAGCCCATCAATGGAAATCGAAATTTCCGGCCATACAGATAACGTTGGAACAGATGAAGCTAACTTAAAACTTTCTCAAGAAAGAGCAAATGCAGTTGTTAAGTACTTATCAGAACAAGGTATTGGTACAACCCAAATAAAAGCCAAAGGATATGGCAAAAGTAAGCCGATTGCGCCTAATGACACTGACGAAAATCGGCAGAAAAACCGAAGAGTTGAATTTACCATTCTAAAAAAATAAGAAATTCAGGTAAATTTAACTGCGGCTTTTTTAGCAATTCTACTTAGCTTCAGCAAGAAACCCGTACAAATAAGTTGTGGTTCAGAAAAAGAGAGAAACCTCTGAGCCACAGCTTTAAAAAACTAATAGTTTTTTAAAATACTTTTGATAATCGAATCTTTTTGTGTAGGTGTTCGATTGTAGTTATATTGATACAATGCGCCTTCCCAATCACCATAATTTGCATTCGGCAAGATGATGAATTTTTTTCCAAAATCATCTGCTAAACGTCCTACGTTTTGTGCCCGTTCAACGGTTATTTTACGGTCAAATAAATCACTAAAATCCGTAAGATTATCGCCGATGAGTAAAACGATATTGTATATTGCTGCTAATTGCTGCCGCCTTGATTCCTTACTTGATTCTGTTGTTTTTAGAATTAGGTGTTTGTTATCTGCATAAGGAAAGTCAAATTTTTTAAGGTTTTCTAATGTTCCGGTGCGCTCTTTTTCGTCTCTATTACTGAGATAAAAAACTTCTACATTTTTTGAGGCAGCATATTTAAAGAAAGTTAGCGCACCTGCAAGTGTGTCGGCAGCAGCTTGTGAAGTCCAATTAATCCAAGAAGTTGGCTCATAAGTTTTTCCCAATAGTGCCCGATGAACGGAATAAGGGGAATTATCCAAAACAGTTTCATCAATATCTGTGATTATAGCTTTGGGCCGTGTGTCGGTTGGGTTTTCAGTTGCTTGGTCTAAGCGTAATGCTGCAATGTTATATGCTTGAATACACAATGCTTTGTATTCTGCAGCTTGTTGCTGAAAAGCAGAAGTAAAAAGTCGCCCGCCGGCAGTTAAATCATTAGCTCCGGTTGTTACATTGTTTAGGTTTTTCTGTGTAGCACAAGAGCAAAGTGTTACTACAATGAGTAGGTATTTTTTTATCATAGAAAATTATTGATTCCAAGTAATTTCTTTAACAAATGGTTCTTTTTCGAACTCACTTATAATATTGTCAAATGTTGATTTATCAACGTGGTCAAACTGAATTAGATAAGTAAATTTTTCTTTACTTTTAGTCATTGTATAGCTATTGATTTTTAAGTCTTTTTGGTTTGATAAGGTTTGTAATAGGTTTGAGCAATCGGCATTAGCGTCAGTAACGATTTTTAGGCTTTGGTGGGTAAATTTTGCGGCAAGCATTTTTTCAAGTGGTTGTAATGCCCATAAGATAATTAAAGCGATGAAGGTAGTTGCACCTGCGGCAAAGTACAATCCGCCACCTGTTGCAAGCCCTATTGCGGCAACTGTCCACAACCCCGCTGCTGTTGTTAAGCCCCGAACAGTTCCTTGTTTCAAAAACAAAATAGATCCTGCTCCTATAAATCCTATTCCGCTAATCACTTGCGCTGCTATTCTTGAAGGGTCAAGATTTATGTGGTTAGTTTCTAATACATCATAAAACCCAAAGGCCGAAACTATCATCACTAAACAAGAGCCAACACAAACCAGCATGTGTGTTCTTAGGCCGGCTGCCCAATTTTTTCGCTCCCTTTCTAAGCCAATTAAAGCCCCTAAAAAAGCCGCTAATGATAAACGAATTAATGTTTCATTCCAAGCAATCATTTCTGAATTCAGTTACAATTTATTAAAGAATGACGAAACAGCTATAAACGATGATTTTTAGATTATAGATGAAGTTATGTGTTTTTTTGCAATGATGTTTTTAACGAAAAACAGGTCTTTTATGTATTCTGAATTATTAACGAAGTTTTTTGTTAATGGATTTTAGAGGCATATTCTTTGGCAAAGTAGGTGATTATGATGTCTGCTCCTGCTCTGCGGATGCTTAGTAAAACTTCTACCATAGCTTTATCGTTATCGAGCCAGCCTTTTTTGGCTGCGGCTTTTATCATGGCGTATTCGCCGCTTACGTTGTAGGCAACTATCGGTATGTTAAAGTTTTCTTTAAAATCTCTGATAACGTCTAAGTAAGCGAGGGCAGGTTTTACCATTAGAAAGTCAGCACCTTCCTGAAAGTCGAGGTTTCCTTCTATTAAGGCTTCGCGGCGGTTCGCCGGATTCATTTGGTATGTTTTTTTGTTTCCTTTTTTAGGTGCAGAATCGAGGGCATCCCGAAAGGGGCCATAGAAAGCGCTGGCATATTTTGCGGTGTAAGCCATAATACCGGTTTTATGAAACCCTTGCTTATCAAGTTCTTTTCGGATATAGCCAATTCTTCCGTCCATCATATCCGAAGGGCCAATTATATCAGCACCGGCTTGGGCTTGTGCCACAGCCATGTTGGCTAAAATCGGTAAGGTTTTGTCATTCACAATTTCATCTTCTTCAACCAAGCCGTCATGCCCGTCAGAGCTATAAGGGTCCATTGCCACATCTGTGATAATACATAGTTCAGGGAAATACTGTTTGATTTTTCGGATAGATTCTAA belongs to Bacteroidia bacterium and includes:
- a CDS encoding OmpA family protein, with protein sequence MKIQYLKIITCWLMLVVISRESYAQVGNIENLGSNVNSADGDNGPVISPDGKDLYFWSTRSGSYSYVSHFVDGKWTPAQGIDDIIKLKNRPVVGAISPTGNALFVANEFSVNSNMSISVYEVSKSISGWNDPKELEIKNLHNYFTNQSSKKICLNPNGQVMFFAFYPKGSTSGKTDLFVSFREPSGSWTEPAALPSNVNTATMDEMTPYLAADGKTLYFSRNTESNSQDYDVYYCTRLDDSYQKWSNPKRLESEVNDERWNVGFTIDALGEFAYIASSKNPLKGSFTDIIRVRLKESERPNPVVLVYGKVLNAKTKEPIEESSIIYHNLNTKQLAGWVTSEPKTGNYKIVLPFGDSYSFEAKSKGFISQSDNLELTSTDKKTIYREINRDLYLYPIEIGTKVVLNNIFFDFGKATLRSESNLELDKLANYLKESPSMEIEISGHTDNVGTDEANLKLSQERANAVVKYLSEQGIGTTQIKAKGYGKSKPIAPNDTDENRQKNRRVEFTILKK
- a CDS encoding 5'-nucleotidase, lipoprotein e(P4) family yields the protein MIKKYLLIVVTLCSCATQKNLNNVTTGANDLTAGGRLFTSAFQQQAAEYKALCIQAYNIAALRLDQATENPTDTRPKAIITDIDETVLDNSPYSVHRALLGKTYEPTSWINWTSQAAADTLAGALTFFKYAASKNVEVFYLSNRDEKERTGTLENLKKFDFPYADNKHLILKTTESSKESRRQQLAAIYNIVLLIGDNLTDFSDLFDRKITVERAQNVGRLADDFGKKFIILPNANYGDWEGALYQYNYNRTPTQKDSIIKSILKNY
- a CDS encoding MgtC/SapB family protein, with product MIAWNETLIRLSLAAFLGALIGLERERKNWAAGLRTHMLVCVGSCLVMIVSAFGFYDVLETNHINLDPSRIAAQVISGIGFIGAGSILFLKQGTVRGLTTAAGLWTVAAIGLATGGGLYFAAGATTFIALIILWALQPLEKMLAAKFTHQSLKIVTDANADCSNLLQTLSNQKDLKINSYTMTKSKEKFTYLIQFDHVDKSTFDNIISEFEKEPFVKEITWNQ
- the hemB gene encoding porphobilinogen synthase, with product MEIIRRPRRNRNTAAIRELTQETYLIKEQLVYPLFLLPGENQRVMVDSMPGIFRLSIDSALEEIEACVLHGIHSFILFPAVPDNLKDTNATYSYQSDCFYLESIRKIKQYFPELCIITDVAMDPYSSDGHDGLVEEDEIVNDKTLPILANMAVAQAQAGADIIGPSDMMDGRIGYIRKELDKQGFHKTGIMAYTAKYASAFYGPFRDALDSAPKKGNKKTYQMNPANRREALIEGNLDFQEGADFLMVKPALAYLDVIRDFKENFNIPIVAYNVSGEYAMIKAAAKKGWLDNDKAMVEVLLSIRRAGADIIITYFAKEYASKIH